A stretch of the Medicago truncatula cultivar Jemalong A17 chromosome 5, MtrunA17r5.0-ANR, whole genome shotgun sequence genome encodes the following:
- the LOC11418769 gene encoding protein RGF1 INDUCIBLE TRANSCRIPTION FACTOR 1 encodes MAIENQENTSVREIKPKNRRIMGAGGPDDDDNRWPPWLKPLLKEAFFVQCKIHADSHKSECNMYCLDCMNGPLCSLCLAYHKDHRYIQIRRSSYHDVIRVNEIQKHLDIAGVQTYIINSARVVFLNERPQPRPGKGVTNTCEVCERSLLDSFRFCSLGCKIVGTSKNFQKKKRHLTAMASDSEESYSSNNIHSRQKKIKVQSFTPSTPPPTSVNYRTAKRRKGIPHRAPLGGLDVDYYLL; translated from the exons ATGGCAATTGAAAATCAAGAAAATACCAGTGTCAGAGAAATCAAACCAAAGAACAGGAGAATCATG GGTGCTGGAGGacctgatgatgatgataacaGATGGCCACCATGGTTGAAACCATTGTTGAAAGAAGCTTTCTTTGTTCAATGCAAGATACATGCTGATTCTCACAAGAGTGAATGTAACATGTATTGTTTGGATTGTATGAATGGTCCTCTTTGTTCTCTCTGTCTTGCTTATCACAAAGACCACCGTTACATTCAG ATTAGGAGGTCTTCATACCATGATGTGATAAGGGTGAATGAGATTCAGAAACACTTGGACATTGCTGGTGTTCAAACCTACATTATCAACAGTGCAAGGGTTGTGTTTTTGAATGAAAGGCCTCAACCAAGGCCAGGGAAAGGTGTCACAAACACTTGTGAAGTTTGTGAGCGTAGCCTTCTTGATTCCTTCCGGTTCTGTTCTCTTGGTTGCAAG ATTGTGGGGACATCTAAGAACTTCCAGAAGAAAAAGAGACATTTAACAGCAATGGCATCAGATTCTGAGGAGTCATACAGTAGCAACAACATTCATAGCCGTCAGAAGAAAATCAAAGTTCAAAGCTTCACACCATCTACACCACCCCCAACTTCAGTTAATTACAGAACAGCCAAGAGAAGAAAGGGAATACCACATAGAGCCCCATTGGGGGGACTTGATGTAGATTATTATTTGCTATAA